A single region of the Alphaproteobacteria bacterium genome encodes:
- a CDS encoding Do family serine endopeptidase, which produces MKRRTSLKFSQISFILAITLLPLSQAQATEASAEPLPQGLVQLPDFSPVVDKVKNAVVNVTTTQMVKANPTDMLREFFGFGFGGPGMGGPQMEEPRRQMRPAQALGTGFVIDPDGYIVTNNHVVEDAKEIKVTFQDGSKINAKIIGQDKDTDLALLKVETKKKLQVIEWGDSDKLKVGNWVLAFGYPFRLGLTMTKGVVSALGRNIGGGPFDDFIQTDAPINVGNSGGPLVNASTAQIIGINTAILSPSGASAGIGFAIPSSTARPIIEKLKAGGKVQRGSIGVAIDKLRDDVGKSLGLKEDVGALVVNVQDESPAKEAGVKPGDVILSFNGHEIKDDSGLVKAVANTEIGKTVEMKVWRSNEGGVGAEVTLKIKVGDRTKIFGDGKHDAEGTQGKQDKKSNVLTIDVLGLTFSPITPALKEKYGISKKISGVVIVDMDPMSPARGRLKVGDVITKVGQKPVTSAKDIENAIAESRKADKSVLLLWANRSGSENFITLPIPEDMGVVENEKKAE; this is translated from the coding sequence ATGAAGCGCAGAACATCATTAAAATTTTCTCAAATAAGTTTTATTTTAGCTATTACGTTACTACCACTGAGTCAAGCACAAGCAACTGAAGCTTCCGCTGAGCCTTTACCACAAGGTCTTGTGCAATTGCCAGATTTTAGTCCGGTTGTTGATAAGGTTAAAAATGCTGTTGTCAACGTGACAACAACCCAGATGGTTAAAGCAAACCCAACAGATATGTTGCGCGAGTTTTTTGGTTTTGGATTTGGTGGACCTGGTATGGGTGGACCACAAATGGAAGAACCTCGTCGTCAAATGCGACCAGCACAAGCATTGGGAACTGGTTTTGTAATTGATCCAGATGGATATATTGTAACAAATAACCATGTTGTTGAAGATGCTAAGGAAATTAAAGTTACTTTCCAAGATGGCTCTAAAATAAATGCAAAAATTATTGGGCAAGATAAAGATACAGATCTTGCCTTGTTAAAAGTAGAAACAAAGAAAAAGCTTCAAGTTATAGAATGGGGTGATTCTGATAAACTTAAGGTAGGTAATTGGGTGCTTGCTTTTGGGTATCCTTTCCGTTTAGGCCTTACAATGACAAAAGGTGTCGTGTCAGCTTTAGGACGCAACATTGGTGGTGGACCATTTGATGATTTCATTCAAACGGATGCGCCTATTAATGTTGGTAATTCGGGTGGTCCATTGGTTAATGCAAGTACAGCCCAAATCATTGGTATTAACACGGCTATTTTATCGCCATCGGGTGCTAGTGCTGGGATTGGTTTTGCGATTCCTTCATCGACAGCGCGTCCCATTATCGAAAAACTTAAAGCAGGCGGCAAGGTTCAGCGTGGCTCGATTGGTGTTGCTATAGACAAGCTTCGTGATGATGTTGGTAAGTCTTTGGGTCTAAAAGAAGATGTTGGTGCTTTAGTTGTCAATGTTCAAGATGAATCACCAGCTAAAGAAGCAGGCGTAAAGCCTGGTGACGTGATTTTATCATTTAATGGCCATGAGATTAAAGACGATTCAGGCCTCGTTAAAGCTGTTGCTAATACAGAGATTGGTAAAACAGTTGAGATGAAAGTTTGGCGTTCAAATGAAGGTGGTGTGGGTGCTGAAGTAACACTTAAAATTAAAGTTGGTGATCGTACAAAGATTTTTGGCGATGGTAAACATGATGCTGAAGGAACTCAAGGCAAACAAGACAAAAAATCAAATGTATTAACGATTGATGTTCTTGGATTGACGTTCTCACCAATTACGCCTGCTCTTAAGGAAAAATATGGTATTTCCAAGAAAATAAGTGGTGTTGTTATTGTTGATATGGATCCTATGAGTCCTGCACGCGGGCGTTTAAAAGTAGGTGACGTCATAACAAAAGTTGGTCAAAAACCAGTAACATCCGCTAAAGATATTGAAAATGCAATTGCAGAAAGTCGTAAAGCAGATAAATCTGTGTTACTTCTTTGGGCAAATAGATCAGGAAGTGAAAACTTTATCACGCTCCCGATTCCTGAAGATATGGGTGTAGTCGAAAATGAAAAAAAGGCTGAGTAA
- the hflK gene encoding FtsH protease activity modulator HflK gives MTSNNQGGGPWGSGQNPLGKNPWGNNSGNNNGNRGGNGPRPPEFGESWNKVKDFWNNHSSGNTKMWIWLILLAIIVIWALTGIYRVQQDEKGVVLRFGKWTDTTEPGLRYHWPYPIEQYIPIKVTAVNQVEIGFRSDSRGEAKEVESESRMITGDKNFINVNFVVYWMIKDPGNYLFNVRNPERAVKDAAESAMRDVIGSTLIQRAMTEGREEIAASVRELLQSILDSYGAGIEIRSVAPKSIDAPKPVVDAFNEVLRASADKDRLRNEAEAYRNGIIPVARGEAEKINQDALAYKESILNRAQGDAQRFKSIYESYKVAKDVTTTRMYIETMEQVLKNSAKLILGDEKSSGASPVVPYLPLPELKRQIQGPENAVPQQQQQPLGGHL, from the coding sequence ATGACTTCGAATAATCAAGGCGGCGGCCCCTGGGGTAGCGGCCAAAATCCATTGGGCAAAAACCCTTGGGGAAACAATTCAGGCAATAATAATGGGAATCGTGGTGGTAATGGACCCCGTCCTCCTGAATTTGGTGAGTCCTGGAATAAAGTTAAAGATTTCTGGAATAATCACTCCTCTGGTAATACGAAGATGTGGATTTGGCTTATTTTACTGGCCATTATCGTTATTTGGGCATTAACAGGTATTTACCGTGTTCAACAAGATGAAAAAGGTGTTGTTTTACGTTTTGGTAAATGGACGGATACAACAGAACCTGGTCTTCGATATCATTGGCCTTACCCGATCGAACAATATATCCCCATTAAAGTGACCGCAGTGAACCAAGTTGAAATCGGTTTTAGAAGCGATTCTAGGGGCGAAGCCAAAGAAGTTGAATCAGAAAGCCGCATGATCACGGGTGATAAAAACTTTATCAACGTGAATTTTGTTGTTTATTGGATGATTAAAGATCCTGGCAATTATTTATTCAATGTACGTAATCCTGAACGTGCTGTTAAAGATGCTGCTGAAAGTGCGATGCGTGACGTGATTGGGTCAACCCTTATTCAACGCGCAATGACAGAAGGTCGTGAAGAAATTGCAGCTTCCGTGCGTGAATTATTACAATCCATTTTGGATAGTTATGGGGCAGGGATTGAGATTAGATCGGTTGCACCGAAATCTATTGATGCGCCAAAACCCGTTGTTGATGCATTTAACGAAGTCTTGCGTGCTAGTGCTGATAAAGATCGCTTGCGTAATGAAGCGGAAGCCTATCGTAATGGTATTATTCCTGTCGCACGTGGTGAAGCCGAAAAAATAAATCAAGATGCGCTTGCGTATAAAGAAAGTATTTTGAATCGCGCACAAGGTGACGCGCAACGTTTTAAATCCATTTATGAATCCTATAAAGTTGCAAAAGATGTAACAACAACTAGGATGTATATCGAAACAATGGAGCAAGTGCTTAAAAATTCAGCGAAACTTATTTTGGGTGATGAAAAATCAAGTGGTGCCTCACCAGTTGTGCCTTACTTGCCGCTTCCTGAACTTAAAAGACAAATTCAAGGTCCTGAAAATGCTGTCCCACAGCAACAACAACAGCCATTAGGAGGACATTTATAA
- a CDS encoding protease modulator HflC — protein sequence MSKKLLFSLVVLAGLIICAVDSFFIINQAQQALVLQFGEYKTIHTTPGIKFKIPFIQDVSYLEKRVIDVAPPIPQVLLSDQKRIDIDAYARYKIIDPLKFYRAVRSEARAQERLSGLLDTNLRKVLGSVTLTALLSAERKNIMTKIRTELQLNSTELGIDIIDVRIVRADLPQQTSEAIYRSMRSEREREASEFRAQGAELAQKIRSSAERERTVIITEAQKESEILRGQGDAQAIQVYADAYQIDPQFYDFYRSLEAYKTSLSKGDTTLLLSPNSEFMKFFGKKIGRQ from the coding sequence ATGTCTAAAAAATTATTATTCTCGTTGGTCGTTCTAGCGGGTCTTATCATTTGTGCTGTTGATTCGTTTTTCATTATCAATCAAGCGCAGCAAGCGTTGGTGTTGCAATTTGGTGAATATAAAACAATTCACACAACACCTGGTATCAAATTTAAAATACCTTTCATCCAAGATGTGTCTTATCTTGAAAAAAGGGTAATAGATGTAGCGCCACCTATTCCACAAGTATTGCTGTCGGATCAAAAACGTATCGATATTGATGCTTATGCACGGTATAAAATTATTGATCCATTAAAGTTTTACCGTGCTGTTCGTTCAGAAGCGCGTGCGCAGGAACGTTTAAGCGGGTTGCTTGACACGAATTTACGTAAAGTCTTGGGTTCCGTTACATTGACGGCACTTTTGTCGGCTGAACGTAAAAATATCATGACAAAGATTCGTACAGAGCTTCAATTAAACTCAACAGAATTGGGGATTGATATTATTGACGTGCGTATTGTACGTGCAGATTTACCCCAACAAACAAGTGAAGCGATTTACAGATCCATGCGAAGCGAACGTGAACGCGAAGCATCAGAATTTCGTGCGCAGGGTGCGGAGCTTGCACAAAAGATTAGATCAAGTGCTGAACGTGAACGTACTGTTATTATTACAGAAGCACAAAAAGAATCTGAAATATTACGCGGGCAGGGTGATGCACAAGCGATTCAAGTTTACGCTGATGCTTATCAAATTGATCCACAATTCTATGATTTCTATAGAAGCTTAGAGGCTTATAAAACATCACTTTCAAAAGGAGATACAACATTGTTGTTGTCACCTAATAGTGAGTTTATGAAGTTTTTTGGCAAAAAAATTGGTCGTCAATAA
- a CDS encoding S8/S53 family peptidase, giving the protein MIKLKNLSKRIVLLFILFCFFENHLVEATKILIFEPLGFFEPLYKNSFTIHESYSIGEKTIFKKRNEEQTSHALDILSVYDSYNPELTEIDVLYKDEELFNSFSKEGGTYQKICDNFKTFLKEKKYDIISCSFYPCFGYDLPLLKAIMDTLIETNTFLFILAGNHNRQIYSSFETLLAHEGVKNILFVGACDTDGKKEHYSNYSNFLSRDHFVYTKGNFVRNNEEIEGTSLATPFLAAYAARLKNENPDLMVFDLKNMILDKAILTDPNDHTLGLGYISPE; this is encoded by the coding sequence TTGATTAAATTAAAAAATTTATCTAAAAGAATTGTTTTACTCTTTATTCTTTTTTGCTTTTTTGAAAATCATTTAGTAGAAGCTACTAAAATATTAATTTTTGAGCCATTAGGTTTTTTTGAGCCTCTGTACAAAAATTCATTCACAATTCATGAAAGTTATTCTATTGGTGAAAAGACTATTTTTAAAAAAAGAAATGAAGAACAAACAAGTCATGCACTTGATATTTTGTCTGTTTATGATTCTTACAACCCCGAATTAACTGAAATTGACGTGCTTTACAAGGATGAAGAGTTATTTAATTCTTTTTCAAAAGAGGGTGGTACTTATCAAAAAATTTGCGATAATTTTAAGACTTTTTTAAAAGAAAAAAAATATGACATTATTTCTTGTTCATTTTATCCATGTTTTGGTTATGATTTACCTCTTTTAAAAGCTATAATGGATACTTTAATTGAAACAAATACATTTCTTTTCATTCTTGCAGGAAATCATAACAGACAAATTTATTCTTCATTCGAGACGCTTTTAGCGCATGAAGGAGTTAAAAATATACTTTTTGTGGGTGCATGCGATACTGATGGTAAGAAGGAACATTATAGCAATTACTCAAATTTCTTATCACGTGATCATTTTGTTTATACAAAAGGCAATTTTGTAAGAAACAATGAAGAAATTGAGGGCACTTCTTTGGCGACACCCTTTCTTGCAGCATATGCAGCACGACTCAAAAATGAAAACCCTGATTTAATGGTTTTTGATCTTAAAAACATGATTCTTGATAAGGCGATTCTTACTGATCCTAATGATCATACCTTGGGGCTTGGTTATATTTCACCTGAATAA
- a CDS encoding Mrp/NBP35 family ATP-binding protein, with protein sequence MTLILEKQNVLNILSSILHPKSAKDIVALNLVKGLSATENKITFILDYSPADAEFMPKIKENCEITLKKNFGDVTINIATSKQTLSEPALPPLNIKHKIAISSAKGGVGKSTTTINLAQTLQQKGFKVGILDADVYGPSIPLLMDIHDKPQSDGKMIVPLEKHGIKAMSIGFLMPKDGAAVWRGPMVSSAVQQMIYQVAWGELDYLLIDMPPGTGDIHLTIAQKLALTGAIIVSTPQEIAIQDALKGIEMFKKTHVPILGMIENMSYFICDGCDKKHYIFDKDGVKKAAERLDIPFLGEIPIELKIREESDRNASFKEKNYFHYYNKIIEKLSKD encoded by the coding sequence ATGACATTAATCCTTGAAAAACAAAATGTTTTAAACATCTTATCAAGCATTCTTCATCCAAAATCTGCAAAAGATATTGTTGCTTTAAACCTTGTGAAAGGTCTTTCTGCAACAGAAAACAAAATTACATTCATTCTTGATTATTCTCCAGCTGATGCTGAATTTATGCCAAAAATTAAAGAAAATTGTGAAATCACGCTCAAAAAGAACTTTGGAGATGTCACGATCAATATCGCAACATCAAAACAAACACTCAGTGAACCTGCTTTGCCACCCTTAAATATTAAGCATAAAATTGCTATTTCTTCTGCAAAAGGGGGTGTTGGCAAATCAACAACAACGATTAATTTAGCACAAACACTTCAACAAAAAGGCTTCAAAGTTGGCATCTTAGATGCTGATGTCTATGGTCCATCCATCCCGCTTCTTATGGATATTCATGATAAACCGCAAAGCGATGGCAAAATGATTGTGCCACTTGAAAAACATGGCATTAAAGCCATGTCCATTGGATTCCTCATGCCAAAAGATGGCGCTGCTGTTTGGCGCGGCCCCATGGTATCAAGCGCTGTCCAACAAATGATCTATCAAGTCGCTTGGGGCGAACTTGATTATTTGCTCATCGATATGCCGCCCGGCACAGGCGATATTCATTTAACGATTGCGCAAAAATTGGCGTTAACGGGCGCCATTATTGTTTCAACCCCCCAAGAAATCGCCATCCAAGATGCTTTAAAAGGCATTGAGATGTTTAAGAAAACGCATGTACCCATTTTAGGTATGATTGAAAATATGAGCTATTTCATTTGCGATGGATGTGACAAAAAGCATTATATCTTTGACAAAGATGGTGTCAAAAAAGCTGCAGAAAGATTGGATATTCCTTTTTTGGGTGAAATCCCTATTGAACTAAAAATCCGTGAAGAATCTGATCGAAATGCTTCTTTCAAAGAAAAAAATTACTTTCATTATTACAATAAAATAATTGAAAAACTATCTAAAGATTAA